Proteins encoded in a region of the Mucilaginibacter sabulilitoris genome:
- a CDS encoding beta-N-acetylhexosaminidase, with translation MKKLSLLLCCCIAHFLSYGQVAQSGLSIIPEPVKVTRLAGQFVLPKKVLIEAGTQPELSPVKNYLQKKLSTAPGSLVTIKSVAPLASIRLILNKTADTVIGSEGYKLSVKAKKIVIRANEAAGLFYGVQTLMQLLPADIESAELVKNVKWTVPAVDITDYPRFGWRGLMFDVARHFFTKDEVKQYIDAMVKYKFNLLHLHLTDDEGWRVEIKSLPKLTTVGAYNVKKIGQFGTFTPPAADEPRNYGGFYTQDDIKELVQYAQDRFVNILPEIDVPGHSLAAVVAYPELSCTPGADKYVVNSGEPFMDWTGPHNKAIVDNTLCPANENVYAFLDKVVTEVAQLFPFPYIHLGGDECAKNFWEQSDAIKALMTKENLKTQQEVQSYFEKRLEKIVESKGKKFMGWDEIIEGGLGPNAAVMSWRGIKGGIEAAKMGHEVVMSPTTFAYLDYMQSDRVNETRIYATLRLSKSYEFEPVPDSVDAKLIKGGQANLWTEQVYNLRQAEYMTWPRGMAIAESVWSPKEKKSWPYFFGKVEKQFDRFNAAEIKYAPSVYDPSFSAIRNADGTLKITLANEVDGLDTYYSFDNSFPDRFYPKYSEPIDAPKDATTLRVITYRGKKPIGRMVTMPLSDLASRIK, from the coding sequence ATGAAAAAATTATCCTTATTGCTCTGCTGCTGCATAGCGCACTTTTTATCCTACGGCCAGGTTGCCCAAAGCGGCTTGTCTATCATTCCCGAACCGGTAAAGGTTACACGCCTGGCTGGTCAATTTGTACTGCCCAAAAAAGTGCTTATTGAGGCTGGCACCCAGCCAGAACTGTCACCGGTAAAAAACTATCTTCAAAAAAAGCTGTCGACAGCTCCGGGCTCATTAGTTACCATAAAAAGCGTTGCGCCGCTGGCATCTATCAGGCTCATCCTGAATAAAACTGCGGATACCGTGATAGGTAGCGAAGGATATAAATTATCAGTAAAAGCAAAAAAGATAGTGATAAGGGCTAATGAAGCCGCCGGTTTATTTTATGGCGTACAAACGCTTATGCAATTACTGCCTGCCGATATTGAAAGCGCGGAACTGGTTAAAAACGTAAAGTGGACGGTGCCTGCCGTTGACATTACCGACTACCCAAGGTTTGGCTGGCGGGGACTAATGTTTGACGTAGCGCGCCACTTTTTCACTAAAGATGAGGTAAAGCAATACATAGATGCCATGGTGAAGTACAAATTTAACCTGCTGCACCTGCACCTGACCGACGATGAAGGCTGGCGCGTTGAAATTAAGAGCCTGCCAAAATTAACTACGGTTGGCGCCTATAATGTAAAAAAGATTGGCCAGTTTGGTACGTTTACCCCTCCGGCGGCAGATGAACCACGCAACTATGGCGGTTTTTATACCCAGGATGATATCAAAGAACTGGTACAGTATGCTCAGGACAGGTTTGTTAATATACTACCTGAGATTGATGTTCCCGGACACAGCCTTGCGGCAGTTGTTGCCTATCCTGAACTTTCCTGCACACCTGGCGCCGATAAATATGTGGTTAACTCCGGCGAACCATTTATGGACTGGACCGGCCCGCATAACAAAGCTATTGTTGATAACACGCTATGCCCTGCTAATGAAAATGTTTATGCTTTTTTAGATAAGGTAGTAACCGAAGTTGCCCAGCTGTTCCCTTTCCCTTACATACATTTGGGTGGCGATGAGTGCGCCAAGAATTTCTGGGAGCAAAGCGACGCCATTAAAGCGCTCATGACTAAAGAAAACCTGAAAACCCAACAGGAGGTTCAAAGCTATTTTGAGAAACGTTTGGAAAAGATAGTGGAATCAAAAGGCAAAAAATTCATGGGCTGGGATGAGATCATTGAAGGCGGCCTGGGCCCGAATGCCGCGGTTATGAGCTGGAGAGGTATTAAGGGAGGAATAGAGGCTGCCAAAATGGGCCACGAAGTGGTTATGAGCCCTACAACCTTTGCTTATCTTGACTACATGCAAAGCGACCGCGTAAATGAAACCCGCATTTATGCCACGCTGCGTTTAAGCAAATCATACGAGTTTGAACCTGTACCCGATAGCGTTGACGCTAAACTGATTAAAGGCGGGCAGGCTAATTTATGGACCGAACAGGTTTATAACCTGCGCCAGGCCGAATATATGACCTGGCCACGGGGTATGGCTATAGCCGAATCGGTATGGTCGCCGAAGGAAAAGAAAAGCTGGCCATACTTTTTTGGCAAGGTTGAAAAACAGTTCGACCGCTTTAATGCCGCCGAAATTAAGTACGCGCCAAGTGTTTATGATCCATCATTCAGCGCGATACGCAACGCCGATGGCACGCTGAAAATAACGCTGGCCAACGAGGTTGACGGACTGGATACTTACTACAGTTTTGACAATTCGTTCCCCGATAGGTTCTATCCAAAATACAGCGAGCCAATTGACGCTCCCAAAGATGCTACCACATTACGGGTAATTACCTACAGGGGCAAAAAACCTATAGGCCGTATGGTTACCATGCCGCTTTCTGACTTGGCGAGCAGGATTAAATAA
- the thrC gene encoding threonine synthase produces MKLYSTNNTSSQVSFKDAVFNSMPQDKGLYMPISIPRLDDEFINNLDKYSLPEIAFKVAKNLLGDAMPEADLKALIDDAINFPAPVVKLDEHVHVLELFHGPSLAFKDFGARFMSRVMSYFLEDGEKQLDVLVATSGDTGGAVALGFLGVPNTRVTILYPKGKVSGVQEQQLTTNGQNIRALEVDGTFDDCQALVKQAFTDTELNQKFRLTSANSINIARLVPQTFYYFNAYAQLLRQGVKKVIFSVPSGNFGNIGAGLLAWKMGLPVEKFIAATNVNDTVPEFLKTGVYQPKPSVATLSNAMDVGNPSNWVRIADMFKQDMDELKKLVIGFKYNDDETVKAINWVFDTYGYVVCPHTAIAWQALTDYQHDHASADTAGVFLSTAHPCKFPDVFDEEMTAKIEIPEQVKELASKTKLAVPLSKDFDAFKTYLLNAE; encoded by the coding sequence ATGAAACTCTACAGTACCAATAACACCTCATCGCAAGTGTCTTTTAAAGACGCGGTTTTTAACAGCATGCCGCAGGATAAAGGCTTATATATGCCTATCAGCATCCCGCGTTTAGATGATGAATTTATCAATAATCTGGATAAATACTCATTGCCCGAAATTGCTTTTAAGGTAGCTAAAAACTTGCTGGGTGATGCCATGCCCGAAGCCGATCTGAAAGCGTTGATTGATGATGCCATTAACTTCCCCGCGCCTGTTGTAAAGCTTGATGAGCATGTGCATGTACTGGAACTTTTTCATGGTCCGTCGTTAGCGTTTAAAGATTTTGGCGCCCGTTTCATGAGTCGTGTGATGAGCTATTTTTTAGAAGATGGCGAGAAGCAGCTTGATGTACTGGTTGCTACCAGCGGCGACACCGGTGGAGCAGTGGCCTTAGGCTTTTTGGGTGTGCCCAATACCCGGGTAACAATTCTATATCCTAAAGGCAAGGTAAGCGGCGTACAGGAACAGCAGCTAACCACCAATGGCCAAAACATCCGTGCGCTGGAAGTTGACGGTACCTTTGACGACTGCCAGGCGCTGGTAAAACAAGCTTTTACAGACACGGAACTGAACCAGAAATTTCGCCTTACATCGGCCAATTCTATTAATATAGCGCGGTTAGTACCTCAAACCTTTTACTATTTTAATGCTTATGCACAGTTGTTAAGGCAGGGTGTTAAAAAAGTGATCTTCTCAGTGCCCAGCGGAAATTTTGGCAACATTGGTGCGGGTTTGCTCGCCTGGAAAATGGGTTTGCCTGTTGAAAAATTTATAGCAGCCACCAACGTTAATGATACCGTTCCGGAGTTTTTGAAAACCGGTGTTTATCAGCCAAAGCCATCGGTGGCTACCCTTTCAAATGCGATGGACGTGGGTAACCCGAGCAACTGGGTACGTATTGCGGATATGTTTAAACAGGATATGGACGAGCTTAAAAAACTGGTAATTGGTTTTAAATATAACGACGACGAAACTGTAAAAGCTATTAACTGGGTTTTTGATACTTATGGATATGTGGTTTGCCCGCATACCGCAATAGCCTGGCAGGCGCTTACAGATTACCAGCATGATCATGCCAGTGCCGATACCGCGGGTGTGTTCCTGTCAACAGCGCATCCTTGTAAGTTCCCGGATGTTTTTGATGAAGAGATGACTGCCAAAATTGAAATACCGGAGCAGGTGAAGGAACTGGCGTCAAAAACAAAACTGGCGGTGCCGCTGAGTAAAGATTTTGATGCGTTTAAAACTTATTTATTGAATGCTGAATAA
- the thrA gene encoding bifunctional aspartate kinase/homoserine dehydrogenase I has translation MKVLKFGGTSVGSVASIQTLLNILSDEIKNQGKPVVVLSAMGGVTNLLASMAEDAANGKEFTAALAELEKRHFDVVKSLLDVQNQNPAFTRLKIHFNQLEELLQGVLTLRELTPKTRDQVLSYGERCSTIMVSKIAAQHFKDVLFVDASEVIRTDSAFGNAKVNTELTEMLIRNLHEANKDKMLIVTGYIAGNDAGQITTLGRGGSDYTAAIFGAALNAKEIQIWTDVNGMMTADPRMVKKAFSLTELTYTEAMELSYFGAKVIYPPTMIPAFLKKIPIVIKNTFEPEFEGTVIRHDCKASSLPIKGISSINNISILNLEGSGMVGKSGFSGRLFSLLAREQINIILITQSSSEHSITFAVQPQDTERAKRVIEQEFELELLAKKLEHLVIEKNLAILAVVGENMKQTPGMSGKLFHALGRNGVNVRAIAQGSSEYNISVIISANDLSKALNAVHDAFFVQLTKTLHAFCLGTGNIGKTLFNQLKAHTEYLKDNNGIQVKIAGISNTRKMTFNSDGISLDTWQDDLLASPHTADLQMFIDRMKEMNLPNCVFIDNTASPVPVDFYEKVFKANISVITCNKIGNSASYKQYKTFRDTARRHGVDFFYETNVGAGLPIINTLKNLMNSGDRVQRIEAILSGTISFIFNNFKGDANFHDVVKEAQEKGYTEPDPRDDLSGKDFMRKMLILARDAGYAMEEADVEIESVLPKASLEAKSVEDFYDTLKTEDAHFARLKDEAEKGGKVLRYIGKLEDGKVSITLQMVDENHPFYMLSGSDNIISFTTDRYKERPLVVKGPGAGAEVTAAGVFADLINLGAN, from the coding sequence ATGAAAGTTCTAAAATTTGGCGGTACATCCGTAGGATCAGTTGCAAGCATCCAAACTCTTTTAAACATCCTGAGCGATGAAATAAAAAATCAGGGAAAACCGGTAGTTGTGTTATCTGCCATGGGCGGGGTAACCAACCTGCTGGCATCAATGGCCGAGGACGCTGCAAACGGCAAGGAATTTACCGCGGCACTGGCCGAGCTGGAGAAACGCCATTTTGACGTGGTGAAAAGCCTGCTCGATGTACAAAATCAAAACCCGGCCTTTACCCGTTTAAAAATCCACTTTAACCAGTTAGAAGAATTGTTGCAGGGCGTACTTACCCTCAGGGAGCTTACCCCCAAAACACGCGACCAGGTGCTAAGCTATGGCGAGCGCTGCTCAACCATTATGGTGAGCAAAATTGCCGCTCAGCATTTTAAGGATGTGCTTTTTGTTGATGCATCGGAAGTGATAAGAACCGACAGCGCTTTTGGTAATGCCAAGGTTAATACCGAATTGACCGAGATGCTGATACGTAACCTGCATGAGGCCAATAAAGATAAAATGCTGATTGTGACCGGCTATATTGCCGGTAACGATGCCGGGCAGATCACTACGCTTGGCCGCGGTGGCAGCGATTATACTGCGGCTATATTCGGCGCGGCACTTAATGCCAAAGAAATTCAGATATGGACAGATGTTAACGGTATGATGACCGCTGATCCGCGTATGGTGAAAAAGGCATTCTCGCTAACCGAGCTTACCTATACTGAGGCTATGGAACTTTCTTACTTCGGCGCCAAGGTGATCTATCCGCCAACCATGATCCCGGCTTTCCTGAAAAAGATCCCTATCGTTATCAAAAATACTTTTGAGCCTGAATTTGAAGGCACGGTGATCCGCCATGATTGCAAGGCATCAAGCCTGCCCATTAAAGGTATATCCTCAATCAATAATATCAGTATCCTTAACCTCGAAGGCAGCGGTATGGTTGGTAAATCGGGCTTTAGCGGCCGTCTGTTCTCGTTACTGGCAAGGGAGCAGATCAACATTATACTCATTACGCAATCGTCATCAGAGCATAGCATTACCTTTGCGGTACAGCCGCAGGATACCGAAAGGGCCAAACGGGTAATTGAACAGGAGTTTGAGCTGGAGCTGTTGGCCAAAAAGCTGGAGCACTTAGTTATCGAAAAAAACCTGGCCATCTTAGCCGTAGTGGGCGAGAACATGAAGCAAACGCCGGGCATGTCGGGCAAGTTGTTTCATGCATTGGGCCGTAACGGAGTTAACGTAAGAGCGATAGCGCAGGGCTCGTCAGAATATAATATTTCGGTTATCATCTCGGCCAATGACCTGTCAAAGGCGCTCAATGCCGTTCATGACGCTTTTTTTGTGCAGCTTACCAAAACCCTGCACGCGTTTTGCCTGGGTACCGGCAACATCGGTAAAACATTGTTTAACCAGTTAAAGGCCCATACTGAATATTTAAAGGACAATAACGGCATACAGGTAAAAATTGCAGGCATCAGTAACACCCGTAAAATGACCTTCAACAGCGATGGTATATCTTTAGATACCTGGCAGGACGATCTGCTGGCCTCGCCGCACACTGCCGATCTGCAGATGTTTATAGACAGGATGAAGGAAATGAACCTGCCTAATTGCGTGTTTATTGATAATACCGCCAGCCCTGTTCCGGTTGATTTTTATGAGAAGGTTTTTAAAGCCAATATCTCGGTTATCACTTGTAATAAAATAGGTAACTCTGCAAGTTATAAGCAATACAAAACATTCCGCGATACCGCGCGCCGTCATGGTGTTGATTTCTTTTATGAAACCAACGTGGGTGCAGGTTTGCCAATCATTAATACCCTTAAAAATCTGATGAATAGCGGCGACAGGGTTCAGCGTATTGAGGCTATCCTGTCGGGTACTATATCATTCATCTTTAATAACTTTAAGGGCGATGCCAACTTTCATGATGTGGTAAAAGAAGCACAGGAAAAGGGCTATACTGAACCTGATCCGCGCGATGACTTGAGTGGGAAAGACTTTATGCGTAAAATGCTCATCCTTGCCCGCGATGCCGGTTATGCGATGGAAGAGGCAGATGTTGAAATTGAAAGCGTATTGCCTAAAGCCAGCCTGGAAGCTAAATCCGTTGAGGATTTTTATGACACGCTAAAAACCGAAGACGCGCATTTTGCCCGGTTAAAAGACGAGGCCGAAAAAGGCGGTAAGGTACTCCGTTACATTGGTAAGCTTGAAGATGGTAAAGTATCCATCACCCTGCAAATGGTTGATGAAAACCACCCTTTTTATATGCTATCAGGCAGTGATAACATCATTTCCTTTACAACCGACAGGTACAAGGAACGCCCGCTGGTGGTAAAAGGCCCCGGTGCAGGTGCCGAGGTTACCGCCGCAGGTGTATTTGCTGATTTAATAAATCTGGGAGCTAATTAG
- a CDS encoding HAD family hydrolase — MINTIIFDLGAVLIDWNPHYMYRTIFSDEQEMQNFLATVCTSDWNEEQDAGRSLQEGTKLLVAQFPEHEANIRAFYGRWEEMLGEPFHGTVELFRRLKASGKYKIYALTNWSAETFPVAVKRYEFLNWFDGIVVSGTEKMRKPTPEFYQILLDRYEVNPQEALFIDDNYRNIVAAEKVGIKSIHFTSSEQLEKELGKLELL, encoded by the coding sequence ATGATCAACACCATAATTTTCGATCTGGGCGCGGTTTTGATTGACTGGAACCCGCATTACATGTACCGTACTATATTTAGTGATGAGCAGGAAATGCAAAACTTCCTGGCTACGGTTTGCACCTCCGATTGGAATGAGGAACAAGATGCCGGTCGCTCACTGCAGGAAGGCACAAAGCTGTTAGTAGCTCAATTCCCCGAACATGAGGCCAATATCCGTGCATTTTATGGTCGTTGGGAAGAAATGCTGGGCGAGCCTTTTCATGGCACGGTGGAGCTGTTCCGCAGGCTGAAAGCAAGCGGTAAATACAAAATATACGCCCTCACCAATTGGTCGGCCGAGACATTTCCGGTAGCTGTAAAGCGTTATGAATTTCTGAACTGGTTTGACGGTATTGTGGTTTCGGGCACCGAAAAAATGCGGAAGCCAACCCCGGAGTTTTACCAGATATTGCTTGACCGGTATGAGGTAAATCCGCAGGAAGCCTTGTTTATCGACGACAATTACCGAAACATCGTAGCTGCCGAAAAAGTAGGTATCAAAAGCATTCATTTTACTTCTTCAGAGCAGCTTGAAAAAGAGCTGGGGAAATTGGAGCTGCTTTAA
- the rsgA gene encoding ribosome small subunit-dependent GTPase A — translation MQGLITKSTGSWYQVQTPDGQRIDCRIKGKFRIKGITTTNPVAVGDVVDFEMEPDSDNGVITNLQQRKNYIIRKAINLSKQAQIIAANLDQALLVVTLASPRTSLGFIDRFLVTAEAYDIPACLIFNKLDLFSDEGLEILADYKAIYEDIGYPCFEVSALEGINIDQIQELLKDKVTLFSGHSGVGKSSLINALLPSLELRTHMVSEWSDKGMHTTTFAEMFELPQGGFIIDTPGIRELGVIDIEKQELGHFFPEMRSRMNECRFNNCRHINEPGCAVLAALEDGEIELSRYESYLSIYNGNDTRA, via the coding sequence ATGCAGGGATTAATCACCAAATCAACCGGAAGCTGGTACCAGGTACAAACACCCGATGGGCAACGTATAGATTGCCGCATTAAGGGAAAGTTCCGTATAAAGGGCATTACAACAACCAACCCGGTTGCGGTAGGTGATGTGGTTGATTTTGAAATGGAACCCGATAGCGACAACGGTGTGATCACCAATTTGCAGCAACGTAAAAACTACATTATACGTAAGGCCATTAACCTGAGCAAACAGGCGCAGATCATTGCCGCCAACCTTGACCAGGCGCTGTTAGTGGTTACGCTGGCATCGCCCCGCACCTCGCTGGGCTTTATTGATCGCTTTCTGGTTACTGCCGAAGCCTATGACATTCCTGCCTGCCTCATTTTTAATAAACTCGACCTGTTTAGTGATGAAGGGCTGGAGATACTGGCCGACTATAAAGCTATATATGAAGATATCGGTTACCCTTGTTTCGAAGTTTCGGCATTGGAGGGGATTAACATTGATCAGATACAGGAATTGCTGAAAGATAAGGTAACGCTGTTTTCGGGCCACTCGGGGGTGGGTAAATCAAGCCTGATCAATGCTTTGTTGCCCAGTTTGGAGCTGCGTACGCACATGGTATCCGAATGGAGCGACAAGGGTATGCACACCACCACCTTTGCCGAAATGTTTGAGTTGCCCCAAGGCGGGTTCATTATTGATACACCCGGCATCCGCGAGCTGGGCGTTATCGACATAGAAAAACAGGAACTCGGCCATTTCTTCCCCGAAATGCGTTCACGTATGAACGAATGCCGTTTTAACAATTGCCGCCACATTAACGAGCCGGGCTGCGCCGTACTCGCAGCCCTGGAAGACGGTGAAATTGAACTATCGCGCTATGAAAGCTACCTGAGTATTTATAACGGTAATGATACGAGGGCGTAA
- a CDS encoding cystathionine gamma-synthase family protein produces MTTKKGFTTTILHSDRLGKPEHGSLHKPIHTSVTYGHEDVQDLVDIFQNKKKGYAYSRQGNPTITALEQKVTQMEKGLASIAFSTGMAAISATVMALIKHTDHVVASSFLFGNTRSIFQTYIDMGLNITFVDATDVENVRNEIKGNTRLVFVETIANPATQIADLEAIGELCAQKGIIYMVDNTMTSPYLFNPVDVKAGLVINSLTKYIGGHGNALGGSVTDTGLINWAVYPNIFETFKKQVKPETLGLTQIRKKGLRDSGGTLSPEAAHSISVGAETLALRLERSCDNALALALYFESHPLIKNVFYPGVKSHPQHERAAKLFRKFGGLMSIELDESVDCLAFLNKLKLVVKSSNLGDTRTLAIPVAQTIFFELGPERRAEMGIPETMIRLSVGIEDIEDLLEDFKTALGE; encoded by the coding sequence ATGACAACTAAAAAAGGCTTTACTACTACCATTTTACACTCCGACCGTTTAGGTAAACCAGAGCACGGTTCATTACATAAACCCATACATACTTCGGTAACTTACGGGCATGAGGATGTACAGGACCTGGTTGATATTTTTCAGAACAAGAAAAAAGGCTATGCCTACTCACGTCAGGGAAACCCAACTATTACTGCTTTAGAGCAAAAGGTAACACAGATGGAAAAGGGATTAGCGTCCATTGCTTTTTCAACAGGTATGGCGGCAATTTCCGCTACGGTAATGGCCCTTATTAAACATACCGACCACGTTGTTGCCAGCTCATTTTTATTTGGCAATACCCGCAGTATATTCCAAACCTACATTGACATGGGTTTAAACATCACTTTTGTTGATGCTACCGATGTTGAAAACGTACGTAACGAAATAAAAGGAAATACCCGCCTGGTTTTTGTGGAAACCATTGCCAACCCTGCCACCCAGATAGCCGATCTGGAAGCTATAGGAGAGCTTTGCGCGCAGAAAGGCATTATATATATGGTTGATAATACCATGACCTCGCCCTACCTGTTTAACCCGGTTGATGTAAAGGCAGGTTTGGTCATCAACTCATTAACCAAATACATTGGCGGTCACGGCAACGCACTGGGCGGCAGCGTTACCGATACCGGTTTAATTAACTGGGCGGTATACCCAAACATATTCGAAACGTTTAAAAAACAGGTTAAGCCCGAAACGTTGGGCCTTACCCAAATCCGTAAAAAGGGATTGAGGGATTCTGGCGGTACCTTATCGCCAGAGGCTGCTCATTCTATATCTGTAGGCGCCGAAACACTGGCCCTGCGCCTGGAACGTTCATGCGACAATGCTTTGGCGTTAGCACTGTATTTTGAATCGCATCCGCTCATAAAAAATGTATTTTATCCGGGTGTTAAAAGCCATCCGCAGCATGAGCGTGCTGCTAAATTATTCAGAAAATTTGGCGGGCTGATGAGCATTGAGCTTGATGAAAGCGTTGATTGCCTTGCCTTTTTAAATAAACTGAAACTGGTTGTAAAATCAAGTAACCTTGGCGATACCCGCACACTGGCTATCCCGGTTGCTCAAACCATATTTTTTGAACTGGGCCCCGAAAGAAGGGCCGAAATGGGTATCCCTGAAACCATGATTCGCCTGTCGGTAGGTATCGAAGATATTGAAGACCTGCTGGAAGATTTTAAAACAGCCCTGGGCGAATAA
- a CDS encoding homoserine kinase — MQEVPPLGGGGAVGSSVHVFAPATVANVVCGFDVLGFAVNAPGDEVIMRMTNKPGISISKITGDDGRLPMDPAKNTVSVSVQHYLQSVGRTDVGLDIELHKKMPIGSGLGSSSASTVAGLFAIKTLLGDNSDPAKLLPFAMKGEEMACGHGHADNVAPALLGGFVLIRSYEPLDVVRLPHPADLWCAIVFPDVDVPTREARQIIRKNIQMKDAVTQWGNIAGLVSGLFMQDIDLIGRSMKDVLVEPVRSMLIPDFYKMREMAMNMGAVSFGISGSGPSVFAFAKDEETARLITQKLQQHLTGLKIGSNAYVSTINDAGPRVLG, encoded by the coding sequence ATGCAAGAAGTTCCCCCTTTAGGGGGTGGGGGGGCTGTAGGTAGTTCCGTTCACGTTTTTGCGCCGGCTACGGTTGCCAATGTGGTTTGCGGGTTTGATGTACTGGGCTTTGCTGTGAACGCGCCGGGTGATGAAGTAATTATGCGTATGACCAATAAACCGGGTATCAGCATAAGCAAAATTACTGGCGATGACGGTCGCCTGCCGATGGATCCGGCTAAAAATACAGTGAGTGTGAGTGTGCAGCATTACCTGCAAAGTGTTGGCCGTACTGATGTTGGGTTGGATATTGAGCTCCATAAAAAAATGCCGATAGGCAGCGGGCTGGGTTCCAGCTCGGCCAGTACGGTGGCTGGCTTGTTTGCAATAAAAACCCTGTTGGGCGACAACTCTGACCCGGCCAAACTTTTACCCTTTGCTATGAAAGGCGAAGAAATGGCCTGCGGCCATGGCCATGCCGATAACGTAGCGCCTGCCCTGCTTGGTGGTTTTGTGCTGATACGCAGTTACGAACCGCTTGATGTGGTACGCCTACCCCACCCGGCCGATTTGTGGTGCGCCATTGTTTTCCCCGATGTGGATGTGCCTACACGGGAGGCACGCCAGATCATCCGCAAAAATATTCAGATGAAAGACGCGGTTACCCAATGGGGCAACATAGCCGGTTTAGTAAGTGGTTTATTTATGCAGGATATTGACCTCATCGGCCGCAGTATGAAAGATGTACTGGTTGAACCGGTACGCTCTATGCTGATACCTGATTTTTATAAAATGCGCGAAATGGCTATGAATATGGGCGCGGTAAGCTTTGGCATATCAGGTTCCGGTCCGTCGGTTTTTGCATTCGCTAAAGATGAGGAAACGGCCCGCCTGATCACCCAAAAACTGCAGCAGCACTTAACCGGTCTTAAAATAGGCTCCAATGCTTATGTATCAACTATTAATGATGCGGGGCCAAGGGTGCTGGGGTAA
- a CDS encoding serine hydrolase domain-containing protein, translating into MKTNKPILYTILISFTCALALNKAKARAKPDSLTAKLQQAFAQDSLPGMYVIMTGANKTTYQHGFGYADIANHIPYSAGTVQNIGSVSKTFIAVALMKAIELKYFALETDINEILPFKVINPNDPDGKITIRQLTDHSSGIVDNPEIYHYSYRFYPKLRAYDSTSVIVLNKMGFGDKLKDTTLTQFFYNYLSRQGKYYSKANFGQGPAGGTSSYSNIGSALIAYLIEIKSHLPYADFTRKYILKPLKMDHSGWHIHDVNLKNHAKLYLDQKSWFPLYDLTTYPDGGLKTSAADLSRYLMAISSHDKKLLTEASYQTMFTPQFSKEHPPKDINLTYRNKGIFWNLYTNGTIGHDGDDPGVGTYLFFNKATGKGGLFLCNKYLPNKQAIVDVLVQEAAKE; encoded by the coding sequence ATGAAAACCAACAAACCTATCTTATACACCATTTTGATTAGCTTTACCTGTGCTTTGGCTTTAAATAAGGCCAAAGCACGGGCTAAACCTGATTCCCTTACCGCCAAACTGCAACAGGCCTTTGCGCAGGATAGCCTGCCCGGTATGTATGTGATCATGACTGGTGCCAATAAAACAACGTATCAGCACGGTTTTGGTTATGCCGATATTGCCAATCATATTCCTTATTCTGCCGGTACAGTTCAAAACATTGGTTCGGTAAGTAAAACTTTTATAGCGGTGGCGTTGATGAAGGCCATTGAACTAAAGTATTTCGCCTTAGAAACTGACATTAATGAGATACTGCCTTTTAAGGTAATTAACCCAAACGACCCGGATGGTAAAATAACTATCAGACAATTAACCGATCATTCCTCGGGCATTGTTGATAACCCGGAAATTTATCATTATAGCTATCGTTTTTACCCGAAGCTGCGGGCGTACGACAGCACATCGGTAATTGTACTGAACAAGATGGGGTTTGGCGACAAATTAAAGGATACAACTTTAACCCAATTCTTTTACAATTATTTATCGCGACAAGGTAAATATTACAGCAAAGCAAATTTTGGCCAGGGCCCGGCCGGGGGCACATCATCATACAGCAATATCGGTTCGGCGCTGATAGCCTATCTCATCGAGATTAAATCGCATCTCCCCTACGCCGATTTTACCCGGAAATATATCCTGAAGCCATTAAAGATGGATCACTCCGGCTGGCATATTCATGATGTAAATTTAAAAAACCACGCCAAATTGTATCTCGATCAAAAAAGCTGGTTCCCGTTATATGATCTTACTACCTACCCCGACGGCGGATTGAAAACCTCAGCAGCAGATTTAAGCCGGTATCTGATGGCAATCAGCAGTCATGATAAAAAACTCCTGACCGAAGCATCATATCAAACCATGTTTACCCCGCAATTTAGCAAAGAGCATCCGCCTAAAGACATCAACTTAACTTACCGGAACAAAGGAATTTTCTGGAACCTGTACACCAACGGCACCATAGGTCATGACGGAGACGACCCGGGGGTGGGTACCTATCTGTTTTTTAATAAGGCCACAGGTAAAGGCGGCTTGTTTTTATGCAATAAGTATTTGCCCAACAAACAGGCCATAGTTGATGTATTGGTGCAAGAAGCGGCAAAGGAATAA